The window GTCCGCCGCCGGTCGACCGCCGTACGCGCGCCCGCAACCCCCGGTTGGCCGGGCACGGAGAACCTCTTCCGGTGTGACAGCGATACCACTCCCCCGACGCAATGCCGGGCGGGTCCCGGTACGGCGGATCCTCTGCCTGCTGCCCCTCGCCCTGGTGCTGGTGGTCGCCGTGCGGCACCGTGCCGTTCTCGTCGAGGGCCTCGCCCAGCTGGCGTCGGCACGCCGGCCCTGGCTGGCCGCGGCGGTCGGCGCGACCTGCCTGACCTGGGTGGCGGCGGCCGTGACCCGGCAGGGGGCGCTCGTCGAGCGGCTGCCGGCGGGGCGGTTGCTGGCCACCCAGTTCGCGGCGGGCGCGGCGAACCATCTGCTGCCGACCGGGCTGGGGGCGAGCGCGGTGAACCTGCGGTTCATGACGGTGTGCGGGGTGTCACTGCCGCGCTCCTCGGCGGCGCTGGCGCTGTATCTGCTCGCCGAGTCCGTCGCCCGCGTCGGCCTGCTGCTGGCCCTGCTGCTGGCGTTCCCCCGGGCGCTGCGGCTCGGCCCGCTCCTTCCTGCCGGTACGTCGACTCCCCTGCTGGTCACGGCAGTTGCCGTCGCGTGCGCCGCCGTGGCTGTGGTTCTGCTCGTACGACGCCTGCGCACGGCCGTGTTCGGCTTCGTGCGCACGGCGCTGGGCGAGGCCCGCGCGGTGCACACCCGGCCGGCGCGCGTCCTGGCGCTCTGGGGAGGTTCGCTCGCGTTCCCGGCCCTCCAGGCGGGCGTACTGGTCAGTGTGGGGCTGGCGTTGGGGCTTCGCGTGCCGGTGGCGCACATGGCACTCGCCTATCTCGCGGCCACGGTCGCGGTCGCCGTCGTACCGACTCCGGGCGGTCTCGGCACCGTGGAGGCCGCACTCGTGGTCGCCCTGGTCGCGGCCGGCGGCCCGCTCGCCGTGGCGACGGCGGTGGTGCTGACGTTCCGGGTCATCACGGTCTGGCTCCCCCTGCTGCCGGGCGCGCTGACGCTCGGCGCGCTGGTTCGGCTGAAGGTGATCTGACGGGGGGTGGGACGGGGGCGAGAGGCCGGATGTCGGCCGAGCCGGCCCGGGGAGCGGATGCGGGCGATCCCGGTACGGGAGGCGGCCGTACCACGGTGCACATCCGGACAATCCCGGGGACGCGGGGCCGGTCGTCGGCCGATCCGCGCAGGTCCGGTGCCGATCAGCCGTGGGGATGCGGCAGGATGAGCGGTCGCGCCCGACGGCGTACACGCGTCCGGGCAGGCGCTGATCGTGCATCTCGATTTCGAGCAGGTGGCAAGGTGACGACACATCACATACGGCTCTGGAGCCGCTCCCCGCGTCCCTCGGGAGGCGGCCGATGACCCGGGCCCTCACCCTCGACGACTACCTCGTGGCCGGAATCACCCTGGCCGCGGGCCTGTTGGCCGCGTTCCTGCTGCGGCTGCTGCTGCGCTGGCTCGGCGGTCACGCGACGAAGACCCGCTGGGGCGGTGACGACGTCATCGTCGACACACTGCGCTCCCTGGTCCCCTGGAGCGCGTTCGTCGGCGGCGCGGCGGCCGCGGCGGCGGTGCTGCCGCTGACCAAGACCGTGCAGCACAACGTGAACCAGTCCCTGACGGTGCTGTTCATCCTGGTCGCCACGATCACGTCGGCCCGGGTGATCGCCGGTCTGGTGCGCTCGCTCGCCCAGTCCCGGGCCGGGGTCGCGGGCTCGGTCACGATCTTCGTGAACATCACCCGCGTCACGGTCCTCGCGATCGGCTGCCTGGTCATCCTGCAGACCCTGGGCATACCGGTCGCCCCGCTGGTCACCGCACTGGGCGTCGGCGGTCTCGCGGTGGCCCTGGCCCTCCAGGACACCCTCGCCAACCTCTTCGCGGGCATCCACATCCTCGCCTCGAAGACGGTCCAGCCGGGTGACTACATCAAGCTGAGCAGCGGCGAGGAGGGCTATGTCGTCGACATCAACTGGCGGCAGACGACGATCAAGTCGCTCTCCAACAACCTGGTGATCATCCCCAACGGCCAGCTCGCCGGCACGAACATGACCAACTTCAACCAGCCCGAGCAGGACATGACCGTGCTCGTACAGGTGGGCGTCGGCTACGACAGCGACCTGGAGCATGTCGAGCAGGTCACCAACGAGGTCATCGCCGAGACCATGAAGGAGGTCGGCGGCGCGGTCCCCGACCACGAGCCCGCCGTCCGCTTCCACACCTTCGGCGACTCGCGCATCGGGATGACGGTGATCCTCGGGGTCGGGGAGTTCAGCGACCAGTACCGGATCAAGCACGAGTTCATCAAGCGCCTGCACAAGCGTTACCGCGCCGAGGGCATCAGCGTGCCGGTGCCGCGCCGGGCGATCACCCTGCAGACGGGCGGCGGCAGCGTGGAGATCCCCCACCAGCGGGAGTCCTCGATCGAGGTCGCCCCGTAGCCGCGCGCTTCCCCGCGCCCCTCTTCGAGGGCGCGGGGAGCGCGCGACCGGGGTCCGGGACGCAGCCCCGAGTCCTTGACGGGGGCGGGAAAGATCCGTGGTGAGCCCCCGCACACGCCGACCCCTGTCGAGTCCCTCCCCCGCACGAGATATCTTGATGTCGAGCAATGTTGCAGACGTGGAGCGGAGCACCCGGTGACTGACTCGACCATCATCTACACGCACACTGACGAGGCGCCCGCCCTGGCGACCCACTCGTTCCTGCCCGTGATCAAGGCGTACGCCTCGCAGGCCGGCGTCTCCGTCGAGACCCGTGACATCTCGCTGGCCGGGCGCATCATCGCCGTCTTCCCGGAGTACCTGGAGGAGGGGCAGCGCATCCCCGACGCCCTCTCCGAGCTGGGCGAACTGGCGAAGACGCCCGCGGCGAACATCATCAAGCTGCCGAACGTCTCGGCGTCGATCCCCCAGCTCAAGGCCGCCGTCGCGGAGCTGCAGAGCCAGGGCTACGCGCTGCCGGACTACCCGGACGACCCGAAGTCCGACGAGGAGCGTGAGATCCGCGCCCGTTACGACAAGATCAAGGGTTCCGCCGTGAACCCGGTCCTGCGTGAGGGCAACTCCGACCGCCGCGCCCCCGCCTCGGTCAAGAACTACGCCAAGAACCACCCGCACCGCATGGGCGCCTGGTCCGCCGACTCCAAGACGAACGTCGCGACCATGGGCGAGAACGACTTCCGCTCCACCGAGAAGTCCGCGGTGATCTCGGAGGCCGGTTCGCTGCGGATCGAGCTGGTCGGCGACGACGGCTCCACCACCGTGCTGCGCGAGTCCGTACCCGTCCTGGCCGGCGAGGTCGTCGACGCCTCGGTGATGCGCGTGGCGGCGCTCCGCGAGTTCCTGACCGCGCAGGTCGCGCGTGCCAAGGCCGAGGGCGTGCTGTTCTCCGTGCACCTCAAGGCCACGATGATGAAGGTCTCCGACCCGATCGTCTTCGGTCACGTGGTGCGCGCGTTCTTCCCGAAGACCTTCGCGAAGTACGGCGAGACGCTGGCCGCGGCCGGCCTCTCCCCCAACGACGGTCTGGGCGGCATCCACAAGGGCCTGGAGGCCCTGCCGGAGGGCGCCGAGATCAGGGCCTCCTTCGACGCCGAGCTGGCCGAGGGCCCGGCGCTGGCGATGGTCGACTCCGACAAGGGCATCACCAACCTGCACGTGCCGTCCGACGTCATCGTCGACGCCTCCATGCCGGCCATGATCCGCACCTCCGGCCACATGTGGGGCCCCGACGGCCAGGAGGCCGACACCCTCGCGGTGCTCCCGGACTCCTCGTACTCCGGCGTCTACCAGGTCGTCGTCGACGACTGCCGCGCCAACGGCGCCTACGACCCGTCGACCATGGGCTCGGTCCCGAACGTCGGCCTCATGGCGCAGAAGGCCGAGGAGTACGGCTCCCACGACAAGACCTTCGAGATCCCGGTCACCGGCACGGTCCGCCTCGTCGACCGGGCCGGCGACGTGGTGATCGAGCAGGCGGTCTCCGCCGGTGACATCTTCCGTGCCTGCCAGACCAAGGACGACCCGATCCGCGACTGGGTGAAGCTGGCCGTCACCCGTGCCCGCGCCACCGGCGACCCGGCGGTGTTCTGGCTGGACGCCACCCGCGCGCACGACGCCAACCTGATCGCCAAGGTCGAGCAGTACCTGCCGGAGCACGACACCGAGGGCCTGGACATCCGGATCCTCGCCCCGGTCGAGGCCACCAAGCTGTCGGTGGAGCGCATCCGCCGCGGCGAGGACACGATCTCGGTGACCGGCAACGTGCTGCGTGACTACCTCACCGACCTGTTCCCGATCCTGGAGCTGGGCACCAGCGCCAAGATGCTGTCGGTCGTCCCGCTGATGGCGGGCGGCGGCCTCTTCGAGACGGGCGCCGGCGGCTCCGCCCCGAAGCACGTCCAGCAGCTGGTCAAGGAGAACTACCTGCGCTGGGACTCCCTGGGCGAGTTCTTCGCCCTGGTCCCGTCCCTGGAGCAGTACGCCGAGGTCACCGGCAACACCCGCGCCAAGGTCCTCGCCGACACCCTCGACCGCGCCACGGCGACCTTCCTCAACGAGGACAAGTCCCCCTCGCGCCGCGTCGGCGGCATCGACAACCGCGGCAGCCACTTCTACCTGTCCCTGTACTGGGCCCAGGAGCTGGCCGCGCAGACCGACGACGCCGACCTGGCCAAGGCCTTCGCCCCGCTCGCCGAGACCCTCACGGCGAACGAGCGGAAGATCGTCGACGAGCTGATCGCCGTCCAGGGCAAGCCGGCCGACATCGGCGGCTACTACCAGCCCGACCCGGCCAAGGCCGCCGCGGTCATGCGCCCGTCGGCCACGTGGAACGAGGCGCTGGCGAACTTCGCCTGAGCCCACGCCCTCGCCCAGACCCACGCATGAGCCGACCCCGGCCGGGATCAGTCCCGGCCGGGGTCGGCCGTTCTCCCCCGGGTCCCGCGATCAGCCCGTGCCGAGGGCCGTGCGCAGGGTGGCGATCGCCTGGGCGATGGCGGCCTCGGCGGCGTGGGTGCCGCGCAGGGCGTTGAGCATGACGAAGTCGTGGATGATGCCCTGGTAGCGGACGGCGGTGACGGGGACACCGGCCTCGCGCAGCTTGTTGGCGTACGCCTCGCCCTCGTCGCGCAGCACGTCGGCCTCGCCGGTGATGACCAGCGCCGGCGGCAGACCGGTCAGCTGCTCCTTTGTGGCGCGCAACGGGGACGCCGTGATCTCCGCCCGCTGCCGCTCGTCGGTCGTGTACTGGTCCCAAAACCACTGCATCGCGTCGCGGCGCAGGAAGTAGCCCTCGGCGAACTGGTGGTAGGAGCCGGTGTCGAAGGAGGCGTCGGTCACCGGGTAGAAGAGGACCTGCTGGACGAGGGGGACATCGCCCCGCTCTTTGGCCATCAGGGTCAGGGCGGCGGTCATGTTGCCGCCCACGGAGTCACCGGCCACGGCGATGCGCCCGGCGTCCAGCCGGTGGCCGGCGCCCTCGGTGACGATCCAGCGGGCCACCGCGTAGTTCTGCTCGACGGCCACCGGGTAGCGGGCCTCGGGCGAGAGGTCGTACTCGGGGAACACGACCGCGGCGTTCGCGCCGACGGCCAGCTCGCGCACCAGCCGGTCGTGCGTGTGGGCGTTGCCGAACACCCAGCCGGCGCCGTGGATGTAGAGGATCACCGCAAGGGTGCCGGTGGCACCGGCCGGCCGGATAAGGCGTGCGCGCACCCGCCCGGTGGGGCCGCCGGACACAGTGACCCACTCCTCGTCGACAGCCGGCTTGTCGATCTCTCCGGACTGCACCTCGTCGACCGTCTTACGGCCCTCCACCGGGCCGAGGTCGAACAGGTACGGCGGGTTCGCGGTCGCCTCCGCGAAATCGGCGGCGGCGGGCTCCAGGACCGGGCGGGGGCCGGGGGCGGTGTCGGACATGGCGGTCTCCTCGCGTGGGGTGCCACGGGCAGGCTCGGCCGGCGCGGTTCGCCGGGTGCCGGCGGCACACCACAAACGTATCGCACGACTAGGTCGTACACAACTAAGTCGTGCACGATACAGTCGGGGAGACTTGAAGGTAGGGTGGGTGATCGTCATACAGAGCGCAGGGGCGGAGGAGCGACACCGTGAGCACAGTCGGCGACATCGCGGACACGACCGGACCTGCCCAGGACCCAGGCCTGGACTCGGCACCGGCCCCGGCACCGGCTCGGACACCGGCTCCGGCTCCGGCTCCGGCTCCGGCTCCGGCTCCGGGGCACGGCATGCTCCTGGACGACCAGCTCTGTTTCGCGCTGTACGCCGCCTCCCGCGCGGTCACGGCCCGCTACCGGCCACTGCTCGACGAGCTGGGGCTGACCTATCCCCAGTACCTGGTCATGCTCGTGCTCTGGGAACAGGACTCGATCTCCGTACGCGACCTGGGTGCCGCGCTCCAGTTGGAGTCCAGCACCCTCTCCCCGCTCCTGAAGCGCCTGGAGGCCGGTGGTCTGCTGCGCCGCGAGCGCCGTAGGGACGACGAGCGCTCCGTCGCCATCCGCCTCACCGAGGCCGGCGCCCGGCTCCAGGAGCGGGCCCGGACCGTCCCCGTGAACATCGGCGAGGCCATGGGACTCACCCCCGAACAGCACACCCTGACCAAGCAGTTGCTGCGGCTGCTCACGGTCAACGTCGGCCGGGAGTGACCGGCGAGGTCGACGTCCGTCGCTGACTATCCTGCGACCGTGACCGACACCGAACCGATACGGCCCCCCGACGAGCGGCCTCACGACGAGCGGCTTCACGACGAGCGGCTGCCGGGCATGCGCCTTCCCGACATGCCGCTGCACGATCCGTTCGTGGTCGCCGACGAGGCCACCCGCACCTACCACCTGTACACGTCCAACGACCCGGCCGCCTCGGGCGTGGACGGCACCGGCACTATGGTCTACCGCAGCACCGACCTGCGGGACTGGACACGTCCCGTCGTGGTCTTCCGGACCGACGAGCAGCCGGGGATCTGGGCGACGGAGGGTGGGTGGGCGCCGGAGGTCCACGCATGGGACGGCAGGTACTACCTGTTCACCACGCTGCACGACGAGGGCAGGCCGCTCCCGGTGCCGGCCGCCGGCCGGTGGGGCACGCCCTTCCAGCTGCCCCACCACATGCGCGGCACGGTCACGGCCGTGTCCGACTCGCTGCTGGGCCCGTTCACCGTCGTCGACCCCGGCCGGCCCACCCCGCCCGCGAACCTGATGACCCTGGACGGCACCCTGTACGTCGACCCGTCCGGTCAGCCCTGGATGGTGTACGCGCACGAGTGGCTGCAGACCGTCGACGGCACCATGGAGGCGATCCGGCTGGCCCCGGACCTGACCCGCACGATCGGCGACCCGGTCCTGCTGTTCAAGGCCTCCGACGCGTCCTGGCTCACCGAGCAGATCCCCGCCGGGGTCCCCCACCAGCTCGCGCCCTACATCACCGACGGCCCCCAGCCGTACCGGACGCCCGACGGCTCCCTGTTGATGCTGTGGTCCACGTACGAGAAGAACCTGGCCGGCGACGACGGCACCGTCAGCGGCGGCTATGTGCAGACCTACGCGGTCTCGCGCTCCGGCGGCCTCGCGGGCCCGTGGGACCAACGGCGGCCCCTGGTGCGGGAGGACAGCGGCCACGGCATGCTGTTCCGCACCTTCGACGGCGGGCTGATGATGATCCTCCACCGCCCCTTCGAGAACGCCCGCGGCAAGCTCTACGAGATGCGCCTCGACGGTCACGAACTGACCGTGCTGCGGCGCCGCGACGACCTCGACGGCGGCGGGTGAGCCCCCGACCGAGGCCGTGGAGCCGCGGTCGGGGGCCGTGGGACATGGATCAGGTGCAGGTCAGGTAGTTGTAGCCGGCGAGCCGGCTGTTGCCGTCGCCGTCGGGGAAGGTGTAGTTGCCGTCCGCGTTGCGGCTGAGGTTGAAGTCGCGCACGATCCCGTCGTAGCGGAGGTTCGCGGTCTGGCCGTCGGCGGTGCTGCCGGACACGAAGTACAGCCACTTGTCCATGTGCCCGAAGGTCTCCTGGCCGACCGAACCGTCGACGCCGAGGGCGAAGTACCTCTGGAGGTCCTCGGTCGCGGCCTTGGTCCCCGAGCCGAACTTGCCGTCGATGTCCGAGGCTGAGTCCAGGAAGCCGTCCGCCCAGAGGATCTTCTGCCAGAGGCAGGTGGCGTTGGAGTTGGTGTGGGTGCCGGTCGACAGGACGCCCTCGTTGCCCCAGTCGTCGACGTAGGAGTCGCCACCGTAGACGTAGGCGAGCCCGCTGTACGTCCCGCTCGCGACGGCCGGCGTGGTGGCCAGCGCGAGGGTGGCCGCGGCCACGGCACCGACCGTGCAGGCGGCCAGCTTGAATCGTGTCGTGCGCAGGCTCATGGGAGTCCTCTCTTCGAGCCATCGGGCCGGTGCCCGGTGAGCACCGCAGACACTGGCAACGAGGACCCGTCCCGGCAAGGAAGACCGCAGGTCATGGGAGAGTGAGACGCCAACCCCTCAACTGCCTGCGGATTTGCCGGGGTTGTGGGACGCCCGTGGGACATCGATGCGGTGCGCACGGAACGCGCACACGGTGAACACGAGATGCGCACGGGGTGGAATTGGTCTAGGGTCCCCGTCTCCGAACGACCGATTGCTAGGGGTTACTTGTGCGAGCCGGCGCCGATCCCGAGAGATTCGCGGCCTTCCTGCGGTCGTTGAAGGAGCGGTCGGGCCTCAGTTACGAGGCGCTCGCCCCGCGGACGGGC is drawn from Streptomyces bottropensis ATCC 25435 and contains these coding sequences:
- a CDS encoding lysylphosphatidylglycerol synthase transmembrane domain-containing protein, with the protein product MTAIPLPRRNAGRVPVRRILCLLPLALVLVVAVRHRAVLVEGLAQLASARRPWLAAAVGATCLTWVAAAVTRQGALVERLPAGRLLATQFAAGAANHLLPTGLGASAVNLRFMTVCGVSLPRSSAALALYLLAESVARVGLLLALLLAFPRALRLGPLLPAGTSTPLLVTAVAVACAAVAVVLLVRRLRTAVFGFVRTALGEARAVHTRPARVLALWGGSLAFPALQAGVLVSVGLALGLRVPVAHMALAYLAATVAVAVVPTPGGLGTVEAALVVALVAAGGPLAVATAVVLTFRVITVWLPLLPGALTLGALVRLKVI
- a CDS encoding mechanosensitive ion channel family protein — translated: MTRALTLDDYLVAGITLAAGLLAAFLLRLLLRWLGGHATKTRWGGDDVIVDTLRSLVPWSAFVGGAAAAAAVLPLTKTVQHNVNQSLTVLFILVATITSARVIAGLVRSLAQSRAGVAGSVTIFVNITRVTVLAIGCLVILQTLGIPVAPLVTALGVGGLAVALALQDTLANLFAGIHILASKTVQPGDYIKLSSGEEGYVVDINWRQTTIKSLSNNLVIIPNGQLAGTNMTNFNQPEQDMTVLVQVGVGYDSDLEHVEQVTNEVIAETMKEVGGAVPDHEPAVRFHTFGDSRIGMTVILGVGEFSDQYRIKHEFIKRLHKRYRAEGISVPVPRRAITLQTGGGSVEIPHQRESSIEVAP
- a CDS encoding NADP-dependent isocitrate dehydrogenase, translated to MTDSTIIYTHTDEAPALATHSFLPVIKAYASQAGVSVETRDISLAGRIIAVFPEYLEEGQRIPDALSELGELAKTPAANIIKLPNVSASIPQLKAAVAELQSQGYALPDYPDDPKSDEEREIRARYDKIKGSAVNPVLREGNSDRRAPASVKNYAKNHPHRMGAWSADSKTNVATMGENDFRSTEKSAVISEAGSLRIELVGDDGSTTVLRESVPVLAGEVVDASVMRVAALREFLTAQVARAKAEGVLFSVHLKATMMKVSDPIVFGHVVRAFFPKTFAKYGETLAAAGLSPNDGLGGIHKGLEALPEGAEIRASFDAELAEGPALAMVDSDKGITNLHVPSDVIVDASMPAMIRTSGHMWGPDGQEADTLAVLPDSSYSGVYQVVVDDCRANGAYDPSTMGSVPNVGLMAQKAEEYGSHDKTFEIPVTGTVRLVDRAGDVVIEQAVSAGDIFRACQTKDDPIRDWVKLAVTRARATGDPAVFWLDATRAHDANLIAKVEQYLPEHDTEGLDIRILAPVEATKLSVERIRRGEDTISVTGNVLRDYLTDLFPILELGTSAKMLSVVPLMAGGGLFETGAGGSAPKHVQQLVKENYLRWDSLGEFFALVPSLEQYAEVTGNTRAKVLADTLDRATATFLNEDKSPSRRVGGIDNRGSHFYLSLYWAQELAAQTDDADLAKAFAPLAETLTANERKIVDELIAVQGKPADIGGYYQPDPAKAAAVMRPSATWNEALANFA
- a CDS encoding alpha/beta hydrolase, with amino-acid sequence MSDTAPGPRPVLEPAAADFAEATANPPYLFDLGPVEGRKTVDEVQSGEIDKPAVDEEWVTVSGGPTGRVRARLIRPAGATGTLAVILYIHGAGWVFGNAHTHDRLVRELAVGANAAVVFPEYDLSPEARYPVAVEQNYAVARWIVTEGAGHRLDAGRIAVAGDSVGGNMTAALTLMAKERGDVPLVQQVLFYPVTDASFDTGSYHQFAEGYFLRRDAMQWFWDQYTTDERQRAEITASPLRATKEQLTGLPPALVITGEADVLRDEGEAYANKLREAGVPVTAVRYQGIIHDFVMLNALRGTHAAEAAIAQAIATLRTALGTG
- a CDS encoding MarR family winged helix-turn-helix transcriptional regulator; its protein translation is MLLDDQLCFALYAASRAVTARYRPLLDELGLTYPQYLVMLVLWEQDSISVRDLGAALQLESSTLSPLLKRLEAGGLLRRERRRDDERSVAIRLTEAGARLQERARTVPVNIGEAMGLTPEQHTLTKQLLRLLTVNVGRE
- a CDS encoding glycoside hydrolase family 43 protein, producing the protein MRLPDMPLHDPFVVADEATRTYHLYTSNDPAASGVDGTGTMVYRSTDLRDWTRPVVVFRTDEQPGIWATEGGWAPEVHAWDGRYYLFTTLHDEGRPLPVPAAGRWGTPFQLPHHMRGTVTAVSDSLLGPFTVVDPGRPTPPANLMTLDGTLYVDPSGQPWMVYAHEWLQTVDGTMEAIRLAPDLTRTIGDPVLLFKASDASWLTEQIPAGVPHQLAPYITDGPQPYRTPDGSLLMLWSTYEKNLAGDDGTVSGGYVQTYAVSRSGGLAGPWDQRRPLVREDSGHGMLFRTFDGGLMMILHRPFENARGKLYEMRLDGHELTVLRRRDDLDGGG
- a CDS encoding peptidoglycan-binding domain-containing protein, with amino-acid sequence MSLRTTRFKLAACTVGAVAAATLALATTPAVASGTYSGLAYVYGGDSYVDDWGNEGVLSTGTHTNSNATCLWQKILWADGFLDSASDIDGKFGSGTKAATEDLQRYFALGVDGSVGQETFGHMDKWLYFVSGSTADGQTANLRYDGIVRDFNLSRNADGNYTFPDGDGNSRLAGYNYLTCT